One stretch of Paenibacillus sp. FSL R5-0341 DNA includes these proteins:
- a CDS encoding LysR family transcriptional regulator: MKDVINSLEGRFFQAFIALLEEKSFSRAGERLGYVQSTVTTHIQQLEKICGQKLFHRFPRGVEPTEAGKVFSKYAYQYVQLSESLKESMNDMDQPCGTINIRLQESFFLTRMLPFVQEYTRNFPSVNLRVEQGAHQDILKGVLDYALDFGIVPQNPERHDILFYPIMEETIVFVASEDLVWKVESVGAQILNDEVFISNGTSCLYHTTAVDVLKNEGIVVKDALELSSLEMIKELVCCGKGFALVPKIAIKNELKMGRLKILPFTSKISFTHGLIVHKNRERSFTAESFQSELLKYFKEY, from the coding sequence GTGAAAGATGTGATCAATTCCTTAGAGGGTCGTTTTTTTCAGGCATTTATTGCTTTGCTTGAAGAGAAGAGTTTCAGCCGAGCTGGGGAGCGCTTAGGTTATGTCCAGTCCACAGTAACAACTCATATTCAACAGCTGGAGAAGATCTGCGGACAGAAGTTGTTTCATCGATTTCCACGAGGGGTGGAACCTACGGAAGCAGGAAAAGTATTTTCCAAATATGCTTATCAGTATGTCCAATTAAGTGAATCCCTTAAAGAAAGTATGAATGATATGGATCAGCCGTGCGGAACAATAAATATTAGATTACAGGAATCTTTTTTTCTTACACGCATGCTTCCATTTGTACAGGAGTATACGAGAAACTTTCCAAGCGTAAATTTACGTGTTGAACAAGGGGCGCATCAAGATATTTTGAAAGGTGTGCTGGATTATGCCCTGGATTTTGGCATTGTTCCTCAGAACCCTGAGCGACATGACATTCTTTTTTATCCGATTATGGAAGAGACTATTGTTTTTGTTGCATCTGAGGATTTGGTTTGGAAAGTGGAAAGTGTAGGGGCGCAGATCCTAAATGACGAGGTGTTTATCAGTAACGGCACATCTTGTTTGTATCATACGACTGCTGTAGATGTTCTAAAGAATGAAGGGATTGTGGTTAAGGATGCGTTAGAGCTTTCAAGTCTTGAGATGATCAAGGAACTTGTATGCTGTGGAAAAGGTTTTGCCTTGGTCCCTAAAATAGCGATCAAAAACGAACTAAAGATGGGCAGATTAAAAATTCTTCCTTTTACTTCTAAAATAAGCTTTACGCATGGTCTGATTGTTCATAAAAATCGAGAGCGTAGCTTTACGGCTGAAAGTTTCCAATCGGAACTACTGAAATATTTTAAAGAATATTGA
- a CDS encoding alpha-amylase yields the protein MKRNHTMMQFFEWHLAADGDHWKRLAEMAPELKAKGIDSVWVPPVTKAVSAEDTGYGVYDLYDLGEFDQKGTVRTKYGTKQELVEAIAECQKNGIAVYVDLVMNHKAGADETEVFKVIEVDPNDRTKEISEPFEIEGWTKFTFPGRGDQYSSFKWNSEHFNGTDFDAKGERSGVFRIAGENKNWNQNVDDEFGNYDYLMFANIDYNHPDVRHEMVEWGKWLIDTLQCGGFRLDAIKHINHEFIKEFAAEMIRKRGQDFYIVGEFWNSNLDACREFLDTVDYQIDLFDVSLHYKLHEASLAGRDFDLSKIFDDTLVQTHPTHAVTFVDNHDSQPHEALESWVGDWFKPSAYALTLLRRDGYPVVFYGDYYGIGGPEPVDGKKEILDILLSARCNKAYGEQEDYFDHANTIGWVRRGVEEIEGSGCAVVISNGDDGEKRMFIGEHRAGEVWVDLTHSCEDQITIEEDGWATFHVCGGGVSVWALPEQDEDCADAE from the coding sequence ATGAAGAGAAATCATACCATGATGCAGTTTTTTGAATGGCACCTGGCTGCAGACGGAGATCATTGGAAGCGACTGGCTGAAATGGCCCCGGAACTGAAAGCCAAAGGCATTGACTCGGTATGGGTACCTCCCGTAACCAAGGCAGTGTCCGCAGAAGATACAGGTTATGGTGTATATGATCTGTACGATCTGGGCGAATTTGATCAAAAGGGTACCGTGCGCACCAAATATGGCACCAAGCAAGAACTGGTGGAGGCCATTGCCGAGTGTCAGAAGAACGGAATCGCGGTCTATGTGGATCTGGTCATGAATCACAAGGCTGGAGCAGATGAGACGGAAGTGTTCAAAGTGATTGAGGTTGATCCCAATGATCGAACGAAGGAAATCTCCGAACCGTTCGAAATTGAGGGTTGGACCAAATTTACATTCCCAGGGCGTGGGGATCAATACTCCTCCTTTAAGTGGAACTCCGAACATTTCAATGGCACGGATTTTGATGCCAAGGGAGAACGGAGTGGTGTATTCCGCATCGCAGGTGAGAACAAGAACTGGAATCAGAATGTCGATGATGAGTTTGGTAACTACGATTATCTGATGTTCGCTAATATAGATTATAACCACCCGGATGTTCGGCACGAGATGGTCGAGTGGGGGAAATGGCTGATCGACACACTCCAATGCGGTGGTTTCCGGCTGGATGCGATCAAGCATATCAACCATGAATTCATTAAAGAATTCGCAGCAGAGATGATCCGCAAACGCGGTCAGGATTTCTACATCGTAGGTGAGTTCTGGAACTCGAACCTGGATGCATGTCGTGAGTTCCTTGATACGGTAGACTACCAGATCGATCTGTTCGATGTGTCTCTTCACTACAAGTTGCATGAGGCTTCTCTTGCCGGCAGAGATTTTGATCTCTCCAAAATTTTTGATGACACCTTGGTTCAGACTCATCCTACCCATGCGGTAACCTTTGTAGATAACCATGACTCACAACCCCATGAAGCATTAGAATCATGGGTTGGAGACTGGTTTAAACCCAGCGCCTATGCGTTGACGCTATTACGTCGCGATGGCTATCCGGTTGTATTTTACGGCGATTATTATGGCATTGGTGGACCTGAACCTGTGGATGGCAAAAAAGAAATTCTGGACATTCTGCTGTCTGCCCGTTGCAACAAGGCCTATGGAGAGCAGGAAGATTACTTCGATCACGCGAATACCATTGGCTGGGTGCGTCGCGGCGTAGAGGAAATCGAAGGTTCCGGTTGTGCGGTGGTTATCTCCAACGGGGATGACGGTGAGAAGAGAATGTTCATCGGCGAGCATCGTGCTGGTGAAGTCTGGGTAGATCTGACGCACAGCTGTGAGGACCAGATTACCATTGAGGAAGACGGCTGGGCTACCTTCCATGTATGCGGTGGAGGCGTCTCCGTATGGGCTCTTCCGGAGCAGGATGAGGACTGCGCTGACGCTGAGTAA
- a CDS encoding antibiotic biosynthesis monooxygenase, giving the protein MYIYLVPSPIPDALAAYPHLTLRSEEQVRLAIESAERLMNIESDDKVAAYEAFDAAGSWTGGGFAVLNNIPVTADGRNDFEERFKNRARKVEDEPGFVGIRVLRPLKDDTYVVLTLWQSEEHFKGWQESQAYSHAHRNRSTSEGLTAQKPSMFPRPSYVTTYTIE; this is encoded by the coding sequence ATGTATATCTATTTGGTTCCTTCACCGATTCCGGATGCACTTGCTGCATACCCGCATCTAACTTTGCGAAGCGAAGAACAGGTGCGCCTGGCTATTGAATCCGCAGAACGTCTGATGAATATTGAGTCTGATGATAAAGTAGCCGCATATGAAGCTTTCGATGCCGCAGGCTCCTGGACTGGCGGAGGTTTTGCTGTTTTGAACAATATCCCTGTCACAGCGGATGGTCGTAACGACTTCGAAGAACGGTTCAAGAACCGCGCCCGCAAGGTAGAAGACGAGCCTGGCTTTGTCGGTATTCGTGTGCTTCGTCCCCTCAAGGACGACACGTATGTTGTACTTACACTCTGGCAGTCCGAGGAACATTTCAAAGGCTGGCAGGAATCCCAAGCATATAGTCACGCTCACCGTAACCGCAGTACAAGCGAAGGCCTGACCGCACAGAAGCCATCCATGTTCCCCAGACCTTCTTACGTCACAACGTACACTATAGAATAA
- a CDS encoding GNAT family N-acetyltransferase translates to MYTKEMLITDPERSGKRVKAVVRNYVASDFEELIRIQAESFPPPYPEELLWSHEQLTSHVQHYPEGAICIEVDGELAGSMTSLRMQWDPAHPANHTWAEVTDDGYIRNHQPDGNTLYIVDLCVRPKYRKWGLAQLMMQAMYHLVIAQDIDRLLGAGRMPGYHLVADQLSAQEYLNQVAAGERRDPVISFLLRCGRMPVGVTADYLDDEESCNYAALMEWQNPFR, encoded by the coding sequence ATGTATACAAAAGAAATGCTGATCACCGACCCGGAGCGAAGTGGCAAAAGGGTAAAGGCAGTCGTTCGCAATTATGTTGCATCCGACTTTGAGGAACTCATTCGCATTCAGGCGGAGAGTTTCCCTCCTCCATATCCGGAAGAGCTGCTCTGGAGTCACGAGCAGCTCACCAGCCATGTACAGCATTATCCAGAGGGCGCCATCTGTATTGAAGTAGATGGAGAATTGGCCGGATCGATGACTTCGCTGCGTATGCAGTGGGATCCTGCACATCCGGCGAATCATACGTGGGCGGAAGTAACGGATGACGGCTATATTCGTAACCACCAGCCGGATGGCAACACGCTGTATATTGTCGATCTCTGTGTTCGTCCAAAGTACCGCAAGTGGGGATTGGCTCAGCTTATGATGCAGGCGATGTACCACCTTGTGATTGCACAGGATATAGATCGGTTACTAGGTGCTGGTAGAATGCCAGGTTATCATCTGGTTGCAGACCAACTGTCTGCGCAGGAATATCTGAACCAGGTGGCAGCGGGAGAAAGACGTGATCCGGTGATATCGTTTCTGCTTCGTTGTGGGCGCATGCCAGTTGGTGTGACAGCGGACTATCTGGACGATGAGGAATCCTGCAACTATGCAGCCCTGATGGAGTGGCAGAATCCGTTCAGATAA
- a CDS encoding alpha/beta hydrolase, which translates to MKISYQQQKVGDVDVFYREAGPKDGQVILLLHGFPSSSHMFRDLIPKLAEQYRVIAPDLAGFGRTTTPPRSQFDFTFDSLFRVIEGFTEALALKKYVMYVFDYGAPVGYRLAVAHPEQVQAIISQNGNAYIEGFSDAWGPWEMYWHSPTPENREACRDSLTPETIRNFQYLHGTDASLVSPDGYSLDIAYMSRPEAEEIQLDLILDYRTNVDLYPEFQAYFRNYQPHLLAVWGKNDPAFLPAGALAYKRDIPSAEVHLLDTGHFALETHVTEIHELIHHFLKKIF; encoded by the coding sequence ATGAAGATTAGTTATCAGCAACAGAAGGTTGGAGATGTCGACGTTTTTTACCGTGAAGCCGGGCCTAAGGATGGCCAAGTTATTTTACTATTACACGGGTTTCCATCCTCTAGTCATATGTTTCGCGATCTTATTCCCAAACTGGCAGAACAATACCGTGTCATTGCCCCTGATCTTGCTGGGTTCGGTCGCACAACAACTCCACCGCGTAGTCAGTTTGACTTCACATTTGACAGCCTGTTTCGAGTTATTGAAGGTTTCACTGAAGCATTAGCTCTTAAGAAATATGTAATGTATGTGTTCGATTATGGGGCACCTGTTGGTTATCGCTTGGCAGTAGCTCACCCGGAACAAGTTCAAGCCATCATTAGTCAGAATGGTAACGCATATATCGAAGGGTTTAGTGACGCATGGGGACCTTGGGAGATGTATTGGCACTCTCCAACACCTGAAAATCGTGAAGCATGTCGTGATTCCTTAACCCCCGAAACTATCCGTAACTTTCAGTATCTTCATGGAACTGATGCTAGCCTTGTTTCACCAGACGGATATTCACTGGATATTGCCTACATGTCACGCCCGGAAGCTGAGGAAATCCAACTGGATTTAATCCTCGATTATAGAACAAACGTGGATCTTTATCCTGAATTTCAGGCTTATTTCCGCAATTATCAACCTCATCTTCTAGCTGTATGGGGTAAAAATGATCCTGCCTTTCTTCCAGCTGGAGCTTTAGCTTATAAGCGTGATATCCCATCTGCAGAAGTACATTTACTTGATACTGGGCATTTTGCTCTCGAAACACATGTGACAGAGATCCATGAGCTCATTCACCACTTCTTAAAGAAAATATTTTAA
- a CDS encoding GNAT family N-acetyltransferase: protein MEFTRITSIKDPLFAQMHKLMQEIFPREEVLDFPLWEEPLEDPGIRVFVAVHEGQVVGATEYRYYEDWNVAMTDFTIIGREGLGIGSFLANHRKRDLQKLATANGKELFGMFAEIYNPYLSQDHEFGGIKPMDPYVRREVLSHLGYQRLDFPYVHPSWQGDGEAVGGLDLCFMPGDESLGELPASLVADFLNRYYAVLPNKPQEWLAMVEQLTTRKSVALLPL, encoded by the coding sequence ATGGAATTCACGCGTATTACATCCATTAAAGATCCATTGTTCGCCCAAATGCACAAGTTGATGCAGGAGATTTTCCCGCGGGAAGAAGTGCTGGACTTCCCCCTGTGGGAAGAACCACTGGAAGATCCGGGTATTCGGGTGTTCGTGGCTGTGCATGAGGGACAGGTCGTTGGAGCGACAGAGTACCGTTATTACGAGGACTGGAACGTGGCCATGACGGACTTTACGATTATTGGGCGCGAAGGACTGGGGATCGGCAGTTTCCTGGCGAATCACCGCAAGCGTGATCTGCAAAAGCTGGCTACAGCAAACGGGAAAGAATTGTTCGGCATGTTTGCCGAAATCTATAACCCTTATCTGAGTCAGGATCATGAGTTTGGAGGCATCAAGCCGATGGATCCGTATGTACGTCGCGAAGTATTGTCCCATCTGGGATATCAGCGTCTGGACTTCCCGTATGTTCATCCATCCTGGCAAGGTGACGGCGAAGCGGTTGGCGGCTTGGATCTGTGCTTCATGCCAGGCGATGAGTCGCTTGGTGAACTGCCAGCCAGCCTAGTGGCTGATTTCCTGAATCGATATTATGCAGTGCTTCCTAATAAACCGCAGGAATGGCTTGCCATGGTAGAGCAATTGACTACTCGCAAGTCGGTTGCGCTACTGCCGTTGTAA
- a CDS encoding ATP-dependent DNA helicase, which yields MTTTIRISVRPLVEYVYRSGSIRPGFRTNASMQEGTRIHQRVQKEYTEEDLKEIVLEAEIQHGDLTYVVEGRCDGLIRLEGQLTVDEIKSTAGNLDDLGEGLPVHWAQAMMYAYMYAVQQDEPRMQVQLTYVHSVTHEERRFRRMAEREELEQFAAEVIAGYAPYAEMIAAYEEKRDISVKELPFPFRKYREGQRKLAGAVYKTIREGQGLMAKAPTGIGKTMSVLFPTVKAIGEGEANRLFYLTARTTTRVAAEEAFARMQSEGLKMHVISLTAKDKICFKEEEACDTGQCGMCEGYYDRINGAVLDMLEHETLMTRPVIEQYARKHRVCPFEFSLDAAYAADAVICDYNYIFDPRISLKRMLEEQKRKTVLLVDEAHNLVDRGRTMFSAELEKAVFLDVKREFQTLGSSVPAAKAIVDYTGAIDKYLIALRKNGGEEGKIIQQEAPEELIERLEPFVMVAEQCLVEGGSGNAETDQLLLDAYFTAQNFLRIAKLYDERFITYAECVRSEVRVKLFCLDPSVLLRQTAKGFRSLIHFSATLSPLRYYRDMLGAEEEDYTLQIPSPFQREQLDVRLLPLSVRYKDREQSRRPIAEMLQQLVSEWPRSNLMVFFPSYPYMREIYETYAQLPNEADTVIQKQGMNELEREQFLDGFQPNPERTRLVFAVMGGVFSEGVDLPGDRLNGVVVVGAGLPQIGLENNVLREYYDRTGRNGFNYAYIFPGMNKVLQAGGRLIRTEEDKGVLVLVDDRFTQEPYRSLLPEEWHDYKRI from the coding sequence ATGACAACAACAATTCGGATATCGGTAAGACCTTTGGTGGAGTATGTGTACCGCAGTGGCAGCATACGTCCAGGGTTCCGGACCAATGCCTCGATGCAGGAGGGGACTCGAATCCATCAACGCGTACAGAAGGAGTACACCGAAGAGGATCTGAAAGAGATTGTGCTCGAAGCTGAGATTCAACATGGGGATCTGACTTATGTGGTGGAAGGGCGATGTGACGGTTTGATCCGGTTGGAGGGTCAGTTAACGGTAGATGAGATCAAATCAACTGCGGGCAATCTGGATGATCTGGGAGAGGGGCTTCCCGTACACTGGGCGCAGGCCATGATGTATGCCTACATGTACGCCGTTCAGCAAGACGAACCACGTATGCAAGTTCAGTTGACGTATGTGCATTCGGTAACCCATGAAGAAAGACGGTTCCGCCGAATGGCAGAACGAGAGGAACTGGAGCAGTTTGCGGCAGAAGTGATTGCCGGTTATGCGCCGTATGCAGAGATGATTGCTGCATATGAAGAAAAGCGTGATATCAGTGTGAAAGAACTACCGTTTCCTTTTCGCAAATATCGGGAGGGACAGCGGAAGCTGGCAGGTGCCGTATACAAGACGATTCGTGAGGGTCAGGGATTGATGGCCAAAGCACCAACAGGCATTGGTAAAACGATGTCCGTGCTGTTCCCCACGGTCAAAGCGATTGGTGAAGGCGAAGCCAACCGATTGTTCTATCTGACTGCGAGGACGACGACACGGGTGGCGGCAGAAGAAGCTTTTGCCCGGATGCAATCGGAAGGATTGAAGATGCATGTGATCAGTCTGACCGCGAAGGACAAGATTTGTTTTAAGGAAGAGGAGGCTTGTGATACGGGGCAGTGCGGCATGTGTGAAGGATATTATGACCGTATTAACGGGGCTGTGCTGGATATGCTGGAACATGAGACATTAATGACACGTCCGGTCATCGAGCAGTATGCGCGCAAACATCGGGTGTGTCCGTTTGAGTTTTCACTGGATGCGGCGTATGCAGCAGATGCGGTGATCTGCGATTATAACTATATTTTCGATCCGAGGATCTCTTTGAAAAGAATGTTGGAGGAGCAGAAACGCAAGACGGTGTTACTGGTGGACGAGGCACATAATCTAGTCGATCGTGGCCGAACGATGTTTTCCGCTGAGTTGGAGAAGGCGGTGTTTCTGGATGTGAAAAGGGAGTTCCAGACGCTTGGCAGCAGTGTGCCAGCTGCGAAAGCCATTGTTGACTACACGGGAGCCATTGATAAGTATCTGATTGCCCTTCGCAAAAATGGTGGGGAGGAAGGAAAGATCATACAGCAGGAGGCACCGGAGGAACTGATTGAACGGCTGGAGCCTTTTGTCATGGTTGCGGAGCAATGTCTTGTGGAAGGTGGGTCGGGGAATGCTGAGACGGATCAGCTACTGCTGGATGCCTACTTCACGGCACAGAATTTTCTGCGTATTGCCAAGCTGTATGATGAGCGTTTTATTACGTATGCAGAGTGCGTACGAAGCGAAGTAAGAGTGAAGTTGTTCTGCCTTGATCCTTCCGTGCTGCTTCGTCAGACGGCCAAAGGATTCCGCTCCCTCATTCATTTCTCGGCCACATTGTCACCCCTTCGCTATTATCGGGATATGCTGGGTGCAGAGGAAGAGGATTATACGTTGCAGATTCCATCGCCATTTCAGCGTGAACAACTGGATGTAAGGCTCCTGCCCTTATCTGTGCGTTATAAGGACAGGGAGCAGTCCCGGCGCCCCATTGCGGAGATGCTGCAACAGCTGGTAAGTGAATGGCCGCGCAGCAATCTGATGGTGTTCTTCCCTTCTTATCCTTATATGCGAGAAATCTATGAAACCTATGCACAGCTTCCGAATGAAGCGGATACGGTCATACAGAAGCAGGGCATGAACGAGCTGGAACGAGAGCAGTTTTTGGATGGATTCCAACCAAATCCTGAACGAACACGATTGGTGTTTGCCGTCATGGGTGGCGTATTCTCGGAGGGTGTCGATCTGCCGGGAGATCGCTTGAATGGCGTCGTTGTAGTAGGTGCGGGGTTGCCGCAGATTGGTCTGGAGAACAACGTGCTTCGTGAGTATTATGATCGGACAGGGCGTAACGGATTCAATTATGCCTATATTTTCCCGGGTATGAACAAGGTGCTGCAGGCGGGTGGACGGCTGATTCGGACGGAAGAAGACAAGGGTGTACTGGTGCTGGTCGATGATCGTTTTACACAGGAACCGTATCGTTCGCTACTGCCCGAGGAGTGGCATGATTATAAGCGAATTTAA
- a CDS encoding LTA synthase family protein — protein sequence MARSSLTRFLSGPFIFFTIIMIVKSSLAWIVIFDDIPVWKPLLTELPLIWIGFCLIEWFAAKRRMWIYLAVNLLLSGIFFAAIMYYKYYGVIVNYHALAQVNQVTSVKSSMFSLLDPYYLFIFADVLIIGGVLVRRRIKLGSTERPNRIPLERRARRRVASVILILSMILCMLNIYPNRASMSELTQAEQMGILGYEAYTILDRPDKPVPIAHIDQTDIDQLKQTTELPAIVEQGAASGRNVIMLQLESFQNFLIGLTVDGQEITPNLNQLARESLYFPNFYQQVGQGNTSDAEFVVNTSFYTPPNGAATTVYADKALPSLPKLMSANGYQTATFHTNDVHFWNRDQLYKALGFDQYYDINYFGTQDSIAFSASDEVLYSKTLDKLESMQSSGDPFYAHIISMSAHHPYTLPENKVKLTLPERYKDTLPGDYLISQHYADQAVGQLITGLKERGLWENSLLVFYGDHLGLPIYSLDRDDKVLMKELYGREYTSADMINIPLIISAPGVTPGVQLEQIGGQVDILPTIAGLTGISLEDQLHFGQDLLHEGGNLLPERYYLPSGSVLNDASLFIPAKGYGDGTHYSLADAGRKNAGQQKTGAPSEETPKISGEKGSPTVTTPNNSGPSSSRFITKEQYDRALDLAHLSNSYLSQLPDRNDAN from the coding sequence TTGGCACGCAGTTCACTCACCCGGTTTCTAAGCGGACCGTTTATATTCTTCACCATTATCATGATAGTCAAAAGCTCACTGGCCTGGATTGTTATCTTCGATGACATTCCTGTTTGGAAGCCATTGCTGACCGAATTGCCGCTCATCTGGATCGGCTTCTGTCTAATTGAGTGGTTTGCTGCCAAACGGCGGATGTGGATATACCTTGCCGTGAATCTGCTGCTTTCGGGTATTTTCTTTGCAGCCATCATGTACTACAAATACTACGGCGTAATCGTTAACTATCACGCGCTGGCACAGGTCAATCAAGTGACCTCGGTCAAGAGCAGCATGTTCTCTTTGCTTGACCCCTATTATTTGTTTATTTTTGCAGACGTTCTGATCATTGGAGGGGTACTCGTTCGTCGTCGGATCAAGCTCGGGAGTACAGAACGCCCGAACCGCATTCCGCTTGAACGACGTGCCAGAAGACGGGTTGCCTCGGTCATTCTGATCTTGTCCATGATCCTGTGCATGCTTAACATCTATCCCAATCGGGCGAGCATGAGTGAGCTTACACAAGCAGAACAGATGGGTATCCTCGGTTACGAGGCATATACCATCCTGGATCGACCTGATAAACCTGTGCCCATCGCTCACATTGATCAGACTGACATCGACCAACTGAAACAAACGACCGAACTTCCTGCGATTGTGGAGCAGGGTGCCGCGAGCGGACGCAATGTGATTATGCTCCAGTTGGAGTCGTTTCAGAACTTCCTCATTGGATTAACGGTAGATGGACAGGAGATCACGCCTAATCTGAATCAATTGGCTAGAGAAAGCCTGTATTTTCCGAACTTCTATCAGCAAGTGGGACAAGGGAATACATCGGATGCAGAATTTGTTGTGAATACATCGTTCTACACCCCGCCGAACGGGGCAGCAACGACTGTATATGCAGATAAAGCTCTGCCAAGTCTACCTAAGCTGATGTCAGCAAACGGGTATCAAACAGCCACATTCCATACGAATGATGTTCATTTCTGGAATCGGGATCAGTTATACAAGGCACTTGGGTTCGACCAGTATTATGATATCAATTATTTCGGCACACAGGACTCTATCGCCTTTTCGGCCTCGGATGAGGTTCTGTATTCCAAAACACTGGATAAGCTGGAATCCATGCAGTCTTCGGGTGATCCCTTCTATGCCCATATCATCTCCATGTCAGCCCACCACCCGTACACGCTGCCTGAAAACAAGGTGAAGCTGACGCTGCCTGAGCGTTACAAGGATACGTTGCCCGGTGATTATCTGATATCCCAGCATTATGCCGATCAGGCTGTTGGACAGTTAATTACGGGATTGAAAGAACGGGGATTATGGGAAAATAGCCTGCTCGTCTTTTACGGGGATCACCTGGGACTTCCCATCTATTCACTGGATCGGGATGACAAGGTCCTCATGAAAGAGTTATATGGTCGGGAATATACATCAGCAGATATGATTAATATTCCACTCATTATCTCGGCCCCGGGCGTTACTCCGGGTGTACAGCTGGAGCAGATCGGAGGCCAAGTAGACATACTGCCAACGATTGCGGGATTAACTGGAATATCACTGGAGGATCAATTGCACTTTGGTCAAGATTTGCTGCATGAAGGCGGAAATCTGCTACCCGAACGCTACTACCTCCCTTCCGGGTCGGTGCTTAACGATGCTTCTCTCTTCATTCCGGCGAAAGGATACGGGGATGGAACGCATTATTCTCTAGCTGATGCGGGCAGGAAGAATGCCGGCCAACAGAAGACAGGTGCTCCTTCAGAAGAGACCCCGAAAATTTCGGGAGAAAAGGGATCTCCAACAGTAACCACACCCAATAACAGTGGGCCATCTTCTTCACGGTTTATAACGAAGGAACAATATGATCGGGCATTGGATCTTGCACACTTGTCCAACAGTTATTTGAGCCAGCTACCAGATCGAAATGACGCGAACTGA
- a CDS encoding carbon-nitrogen hydrolase family protein has product MKLRVSAIQYQLHTISSFEQFAAQAEHYIRTASEYGTEFVLFPEFFTTQLMSIGDEQGNALTIEDLPNFTEQYEKLFTSLAAKYGMHVIGGTHVIRREGKLYNTAHMFYPDGRIARQDKIHITPTEVQEWNMAPGDGLEVFDTDKGRIAMLTCYDIEFPEIVRMAKAKGADVIFCPSCTDDRHGFYRVRYTSHARAVENQVYVVLTGTVGNLPTVDFMRANYGQAAIITPNDIPFPPRGILAEGEINNDMIVTADLDLDLLYEVRERGSVTTWRDRRTDLYTDWK; this is encoded by the coding sequence ATGAAACTGCGGGTATCCGCTATACAATACCAATTGCACACAATCAGCTCGTTTGAGCAGTTTGCCGCTCAGGCTGAGCATTACATACGGACAGCGAGCGAATACGGAACCGAATTTGTGCTGTTCCCGGAATTTTTCACAACGCAATTAATGTCCATTGGGGACGAACAAGGCAATGCACTGACAATTGAAGATCTGCCGAACTTTACGGAGCAATATGAAAAACTGTTCACGTCACTTGCTGCCAAGTACGGTATGCATGTTATCGGGGGAACCCACGTCATTCGACGTGAGGGAAAGTTGTATAATACAGCCCACATGTTCTACCCGGATGGTCGCATCGCGCGTCAGGACAAGATTCACATTACACCAACCGAAGTACAGGAATGGAACATGGCTCCTGGGGATGGACTTGAGGTGTTCGACACGGATAAAGGCCGTATTGCGATGCTGACCTGTTACGATATTGAGTTCCCTGAAATTGTGCGGATGGCCAAAGCCAAAGGCGCTGATGTAATCTTCTGTCCTTCCTGCACGGACGATCGTCACGGATTCTACCGTGTGCGTTATACGAGTCATGCCCGCGCAGTAGAGAACCAGGTGTATGTTGTGTTAACCGGAACAGTGGGTAACTTGCCGACTGTTGACTTCATGCGTGCCAACTACGGACAGGCTGCAATTATTACGCCAAATGATATCCCATTCCCGCCACGTGGCATTCTGGCCGAGGGTGAGATTAACAACGATATGATCGTGACCGCCGATCTGGATCTGGACTTGTTGTATGAGGTGCGTGAACGTGGATCGGTAACGACCTGGCGTGACCGTCGTACCGATCTGTATACCGATTGGAAGTAA